The genomic interval ATCTTTATCTTTCATATTGTCTGGTATGTTCTTGCCTTCTATAGAATCATAAGGCAAAAGAACATCATTACTTGCTGCATCTATAAATGCATCTGCCCCACCTGTAAACCATACATCGGCAATAACTGTATTTGCTTCTTTTTCATTTTTTAACCTTTGTAAGATTTCGCCATTACTCATAACTAAGCTTTCAACTTTTATTCCCGTATCTTCATAAAAAACATCACAAATAGGAGCTACAATATCAGCAACACAATATACATTAAGGGTTACATCTTTGTATTTTTCTTTATCAAAGTTTTCGAAATCTATTGCTTCTGTAGTTTCTTCTTTAATTTCTTCTGCAGTTTCTGGTTCAGTTTGTTCAGTTTTCCCACAAGCTGTTAGTGACAAAATCAAGACCAAAGCTAAAATTAGTGATAAAATTCGTTTAGACAATTAAAATTACCTCCTCAATTTTATTATTATGTATATTTTTTCAACATCACAGTAAAAACTATAATAGAAAAAATTCATAGTTACAACTAATATAAACAATTTTTATAGTCATAAAAATACTCATTTATTTTATCTATAAGTACGAAAAAACCCTTGAAGAAAAAAATCTTCAAGGGTTTTTGGTTCTCGTTTATTCTGCAGGAACAAGTATTTTTTGTCCTGGGAATATCAAGTTTGGATTTTTAAGTTTGTTGTATTCAGCTAATCTTTGCCAAGTTGTACTAAATTTCTTTGCTATTCTCCACAATACATCGCCAGGTTTTACAACATAGGATTTTTCTTTTGCTTCTTTGCCAGGTACAACAACTGGTTTTTCTTCCTGTTTACCTTCTACAACAGTCATTCTACCTTCAACCTTCTTGTCTATAGTTCCTAATTCCTTGATATATTCCATAACTATTTCATCAAGGCCTGGGTATTCTGCCAACACTTTCCCGTCTTTAAGCATTTCATATCCGTCTCCACCTGCAGCCATGAAGTCATTTGTAGCAAGTTTATATGTTCTATTTATATCCAATGGTTTTCCACCTATCATTACATCAGATATTCTCTTACCTGCTTCTTTTGAAGGATCTAGCTTAAATATCATTCCACCTACTTGTGGAAATCCTCCTGCTAGCTCTGGATATGATACTACACCATGTTCCAATGCATTTAGTATATCAATTCCTTTTACTTCTTTTAGAACTAGATAGTTTCCAAATGGTAGGACTTTGATTACATCGCCTTTTGTTATATCTCCAGTTTCTATGGAAGCTCTGATTCCACCACCATTTGTAATGGCTAGCTCTGCACCGCCTGCCTTTATCATTGCATCTGTTATGATGTTTGCAAGATTTGTTTCTCCGCCTCTTACTTGTTCTCTTTCACCATCAAGTTTAACTGCTGTCTTTCCTACCAATACTGATAGTACTTCTTCATTTGCCTTGTCAATTTCTTCTATCAATGCTTTAATTTCTTCATCTTCTTTTGTTTCAGCAGCTTGTTCTTTAGTGAATAAGCTTGCAGTTTTGTTAACAATCTTTCCATCTTTAAATTCCACATTTACTATACCTAAATTCTTGTCATATTCACCAGTTTGAACAATCAATGTATCTCCTACTACTTTTCCATTTTCTAATACTGTGTGGCTATGACCATCAACGATTAGGTCTATTCCCTTTACTTTTGCTGCTACATCGGAACTCTTTACATCACTTTCTTCATCTAATCCCACATGGGATAAAGCTATGATCATATCAACTTTTTCTTTCTTCAATTCTTTTACCATTTCTTCTGCTACTTTGACAGGATCTTCTATATTTACTCCTTCAGTATTCTTTGGATTTGATTTGTATTTTGTTTCTGGAGTAGTCAAACCAAATATACCTATTTTTATACCGTCTACTTCTTTTATTGTATAAGGTTTTAAATCCCTTGTTCCATCTTCTTTAACTACATTGGCAGCTACTATTGGGAATTCTGTCTTCTCTGATAATTCTATTAATCTATCGTATCCATAGTTAAAGTCATGATTTCCTGGAACCATTACATCATATCCCATGGCATTCATTACCTTAACAATACTATCACCCTTTGAAACAGTAGCTATTGGAAGTCCATGTAGTGTATCTCCTGCATCTAGTAATAAAGTATTTGGATTTTCACTTCTCAATTCTTTTACTTTTGTTGCTATTTTGGCAAATCCCATTCCATCATAATCTCCTTCTTTTAGTCTGGAATGAGTGTCATTTGTATGAACTATTGTGATTTCCTTTGGAACTTCAATATTATGTTTCTTTAGAAGTTCTTCTGGAATCTTGCCTTGTTTTGCTAATTCATAGATGTTTAATGATTTCGTATTGACACTTCTGCCATCTTCTGATTTTGGTATTTCAATCTTTCCATCTTTAACTTGCTTTATAACATAATCTCTAAGAGGACTATTTAAATCTGCTCCAATGATTTCCCAGTTGTTATCAACTTTTGGTTCTATAGTCCCTTTTTCTCTAATATAGTCTGCAATATAGCTTCTTAAAGATTTTGGATCAGAATTAAAGTATGGTTCTCCACTTATAATTCCTTCATTCTTAAGTCCATCATATCTGTAATTATTTAGAGCTAGTTTAAATTTGTCATCATCTTTTACAGCTTTTCCTTTAAATTTAAGATCAACTATTCTTTGTCCCGCTGGTTTAGATATATCAATTTTATAATCTACTCCTTGGAACATATCATATTTGTATCCTCTTATATTTTCATTGAAACTTATAGTTAAATCACCATCTTTGTAAGTGTTGTAATATGCTGCTGACCATTCCATATAATTTTTGAGTTCTTTCCCAGTTATCTCAACACCTAACAAAGTATTTGGATACTTGTAAATATCAAATATACTTGCATAAGTTATATCACCTTTTTTAAGATTTGAAGTTGATTTAAACAATGCTGCTGCAGAAATATCTGCCCCTGTATACTTAAGTTGTACATCGTTTATAAGATCTATAACAGCAGTATCTCTTATATAGCCTTCTGGTATATCATCTAATTCATTCACTGGTTGGAAATCTTCTTTTGCAGTTCCTATTACTTCAGTAATGAAAGCTAATGTGTTTTCATGATATTTTTTCGCATGTTTTATGACTTCCTCTGAAGCTTCATAGTCTTTTACTTCTATGATATTTGATTTGCTATCTGCAACTTTCCATGTGTTTTTATCTTTTTTAAGTTTTAAATCAAATCTAACTACTTGTCTTCCACCATCTCTTGCTCCACCTACTACAGTGTTTCCTACTTTTTCATTTACTGTTCCATGAGTATGACCAACTAATATAGCTGCAATTTCTGGACATTTTTCAATTACTTCTTTTACTCCATCATTCCCATATTCTTCATCTAGTCCAGCATGAGCTGTAGCTATAATTATATCTACTTTTTCCTTTTCTTTTAATTCTTTAACAGCTTTTTGAGCTGCAACTGCCATATTATCAAATTTAAGTTCTGTAACTTTTGAAGCATCCCATCTTGGTATATTAGGATTTGTAAGACCTAGTATTCCAACTTTAACTCCTGCTACTTCTTTTACTATGTATGGTTTTGTAAGGTATGAACCATCTTTTTTGTAGGTAGCATTTGCTGCAAGTATTGGAAATTCTGCTTCTTTCTCCATCTTTTTAATAAGATCAATTCCAAAATTGAACTCATGATTTCCTAATGTCATGACATCATAGCCCATTAGATTCATGATATCAATCATTGGATGTGTTTCATCTAATTTTGTATTATATAAATCATCTGTAAGAATAGTTCCTTGAACCATATCTCCATTGTCTAGAAGAATAGTATTTGGATTTTCTTCTCTTACCTCTTTAACTACTGAGTAAACCTTTGCAAGCCCTAAATCATCTTTTTCTTTTCCATCTTCATAAGACCAATTATAAATATTGCCATGAACATCT from Sporanaerobacter acetigenes DSM 13106 carries:
- a CDS encoding 5'-nucleotidase C-terminal domain-containing protein, translated to MSFKNKKLFSIILSFALVLGILVAPLQDIAFASEGDAVNITVLGTTDVHGNIYNWSYEDGKEKDDLGLAKVYSVVKEVREENPNTILLDNGDMVQGTILTDDLYNTKLDETHPMIDIMNLMGYDVMTLGNHEFNFGIDLIKKMEKEAEFPILAANATYKKDGSYLTKPYIVKEVAGVKVGILGLTNPNIPRWDASKVTELKFDNMAVAAQKAVKELKEKEKVDIIIATAHAGLDEEYGNDGVKEVIEKCPEIAAILVGHTHGTVNEKVGNTVVGGARDGGRQVVRFDLKLKKDKNTWKVADSKSNIIEVKDYEASEEVIKHAKKYHENTLAFITEVIGTAKEDFQPVNELDDIPEGYIRDTAVIDLINDVQLKYTGADISAAALFKSTSNLKKGDITYASIFDIYKYPNTLLGVEITGKELKNYMEWSAAYYNTYKDGDLTISFNENIRGYKYDMFQGVDYKIDISKPAGQRIVDLKFKGKAVKDDDKFKLALNNYRYDGLKNEGIISGEPYFNSDPKSLRSYIADYIREKGTIEPKVDNNWEIIGADLNSPLRDYVIKQVKDGKIEIPKSEDGRSVNTKSLNIYELAKQGKIPEELLKKHNIEVPKEITIVHTNDTHSRLKEGDYDGMGFAKIATKVKELRSENPNTLLLDAGDTLHGLPIATVSKGDSIVKVMNAMGYDVMVPGNHDFNYGYDRLIELSEKTEFPIVAANVVKEDGTRDLKPYTIKEVDGIKIGIFGLTTPETKYKSNPKNTEGVNIEDPVKVAEEMVKELKKEKVDMIIALSHVGLDEESDVKSSDVAAKVKGIDLIVDGHSHTVLENGKVVGDTLIVQTGEYDKNLGIVNVEFKDGKIVNKTASLFTKEQAAETKEDEEIKALIEEIDKANEEVLSVLVGKTAVKLDGEREQVRGGETNLANIITDAMIKAGGAELAITNGGGIRASIETGDITKGDVIKVLPFGNYLVLKEVKGIDILNALEHGVVSYPELAGGFPQVGGMIFKLDPSKEAGKRISDVMIGGKPLDINRTYKLATNDFMAAGGDGYEMLKDGKVLAEYPGLDEIVMEYIKELGTIDKKVEGRMTVVEGKQEEKPVVVPGKEAKEKSYVVKPGDVLWRIAKKFSTTWQRLAEYNKLKNPNLIFPGQKILVPAE